The proteins below are encoded in one region of Corvus hawaiiensis isolate bCorHaw1 chromosome 3, bCorHaw1.pri.cur, whole genome shotgun sequence:
- the BORCS6 gene encoding LOW QUALITY PROTEIN: BLOC-1-related complex subunit 6 (The sequence of the model RefSeq protein was modified relative to this genomic sequence to represent the inferred CDS: inserted 2 bases in 1 codon; deleted 2 bases in 2 codons), whose product MVERGYPELCRGEGVEPRQGREVVAQPKQPLGEHGGGVRGAASASQCCYPGATRPLPPPRQPPCADGASTAPPRSDPPIAAERRPVCPRPSQSEATQTLGATPPLGPPHPGGHAPGCESRARSARQAGGAXRRPIGILTGSRGHSPARPAANRGRRKQASARPPVGGGGSWAASFAMEEPGSAAAPPEGRGRDERSLEALSLAGGGGPAAAGRQLPEGRRATLASALELEGTVLREGRLTQFVANNLERRIRLSGAPRGEPPAGGGGSSIPAIDPGALQDVVALAGQVAAQVDELLRNVHCGLQALTALSVGCIQTYRDGVESLGEAADLSIRAMYALVARCEELDRAMQPVPALAKRIRDMKGTLERLEGLCK is encoded by the exons ATGGTGGAACGTGGGTACCCAGAATTGTGCCGGGGAGAGGGGGTCGAGCCCAGGCAGGGACGA GAAGTGGTAGCACAACCAAAGCAGCCGCTAGGAGAACATGGCGGGGGAGTGAGGGGAGCTGCCAGC GCGTCCCAGTGTTGTTACCCGGGCGCGACCCGCCCACTTCCGCCCCCGCGCCAACCGCCGTGCGCTGATGGCGCCAGCACCGCCCCTCCCCGCAGCGACCCACCAATCGCGGCGGAGCGGCGGCCTGTCTGCCCCCGCCCCAGCCAATCGGAAGCGACACAAACACTCGGGGCCACGCCTCCCCTGGGGCCGCCCCATCCGGGCGGGCACGCCCCCGGCTGCGAGTCACGGGCTCGCAGTGCGCGGCAGGCGGGCGGCGC CCGCCGGCCAATCGGGATCCTCACGGGCAGCCGAGGCCACAGCCCCGCGCGCCCCGCAGCCAATCGCGGGAGACGTAAACAGGCGTCGGCGCGTCCCCCGGTGGGCGGTGGCGGCAGCTGGGCA GCGTCGTTCGCCATGGAGGAGCCTGGCTcggccgccgcgccgccggaggggcgggggcgggaCGAGCGGAGCCTGGAGGCGCTCAGCCTGGCTGGCGGCGGagggccggcggcggcggggcggcagCTGCCGGAAGGGCGGCGGGCGACGCTGGCGAGCGCCCTGGAACTGGAGGGGACGGTGCTGCGCGAGGGGCGCCTCACCCAGTTCGTAGCCAACAACCTGGAGCGGCGGATCCGGCTAAGCGGCGCCCCGCGGGGCGAGCCtccggcggggggcggcgggtcCTCCATACCCGCCATCGACCCCGGGGCGCTGCAGGACGTGGTGGCCCTGGCCGGGCAGGTGGCGGCGCAGGTGGACGAGCTGCTGCGGAACGTGCACTGCGGGCTGCAGGCGCTGACGGCGCTCAGCGTCGGATGCATCCAGACCTACCGCGACGGCGTGGAGAGCCTGGGCGAGGCGGCCGACCTCAGCATCCGCGCCATGTACGCACTGGTGGCGCGCTGCGAGGAGCTGGACCGCGCCATGCAGCCCGTGCCCGCCCTGGCAAAGCGCATCCGTGACATGAAAGGCACGCTGGAGCGGCTGGAGGGCCTCTGCAAGTAG
- the PNRC1 gene encoding proline-rich nuclear receptor coactivator 1 isoform X2 produces the protein MVTTTAPPPFLARISAGTEDPRRLPPSALLQRLRRGDSNCENQPSCCLAGPGGSARPALKRVRRRKGKIRPGPAGLLPSRYQQYQQHRAGLGRRTPLGTDLVTDAPPEEPPAPAPSRPAPGKPLRKEFLKNKMGKTEKAAVPYGQPVHSLHLCEQPKINRQKSKCNTPVTKIASAKKIENFWQDSVSPEIVQKQEKKPLKNTENFRNAKSKKPITLNEVSQKENYAGAKFSDPPSPSVLPKPPSHWVGGTAELSDQNRELMAVHLKTLLKVQA, from the exons ATGGTCACCACCACGGCGCCGCCGCCCTTCCTGGCTCGGATCTCGGCGGGCACCGAAGACCCACGGCGGCTGCCGCCCTCCGCCCTGCTCCAACGCCTCCGGCGCGGGGATAGCAACTGCGAGaaccagcccagctgctgcctggcgGGCCCGGGGGGCAGCGCCCGCCCGGCGCTGAAGAGGGTGCGGCGGAGGAAGGGAAAGatccggcccggccccgcagggCTCCTGCCCAGCCGCTACCAGCAGTACCAGCAGCACCGCGCCGGGCTGGGGAGAAGGACCCCGCTGGGAACCGACCTGGTGACGGACGCCCCCCCGGAGGAGCCCCCCGCGCCTGCCCCCTCGAGACCCGCGCCCGGCAAACCCCTCAGGAAGGAG TTCTTAAAAAACAAGATGGGAAAGACAGAGAAGGCGGCCGTCCCCTACGGCCAGCCCGTTCACAGCTTACATCTGTGTGAACAACCAAAGATTAACAGGCAGAAGAGTAAGTGTAACACGCCAGTGACGAAGATCGCCTCGGCGAAAAAGATCGAGAACTTTTGGCAGGATTCTGTGTCGCCGGAAATAGTtcagaagcaggagaaaaagccaCTTAAAAACACAGAGAACTTCAGAAATGCCAAGTCCAAGAAACCTATCACCCTAAATGAAGTgagccaaaaagaaaattacgCTGGGGCAAAGTTTAGTGACCCACCGTCTCCCAGCGTCCTTCCAAAGCCTCCCAGCCACTGGGTGGGTGGCACAGCTGAACTATCTGACCAAAACAGGGAGTTGATGGCAGTCCATTTGAAAACTCTCCTAAAAGTTCAAGCGTAG
- the PNRC1 gene encoding proline-rich nuclear receptor coactivator 1 isoform X1: MVTTTAPPPFLARISAGTEDPRRLPPSALLQRLRRGDSNCENQPSCCLAGPGGSARPALKRVRRRKGKIRPGPAGLLPSRYQQYQQHRAGLGRRTPLGTDLVTDAPPEEPPAPAPSRPAPGKPLRKEVKTGLRYFSSLLCSSSALCRCPFLKNKMGKTEKAAVPYGQPVHSLHLCEQPKINRQKSKCNTPVTKIASAKKIENFWQDSVSPEIVQKQEKKPLKNTENFRNAKSKKPITLNEVSQKENYAGAKFSDPPSPSVLPKPPSHWVGGTAELSDQNRELMAVHLKTLLKVQA, encoded by the exons ATGGTCACCACCACGGCGCCGCCGCCCTTCCTGGCTCGGATCTCGGCGGGCACCGAAGACCCACGGCGGCTGCCGCCCTCCGCCCTGCTCCAACGCCTCCGGCGCGGGGATAGCAACTGCGAGaaccagcccagctgctgcctggcgGGCCCGGGGGGCAGCGCCCGCCCGGCGCTGAAGAGGGTGCGGCGGAGGAAGGGAAAGatccggcccggccccgcagggCTCCTGCCCAGCCGCTACCAGCAGTACCAGCAGCACCGCGCCGGGCTGGGGAGAAGGACCCCGCTGGGAACCGACCTGGTGACGGACGCCCCCCCGGAGGAGCCCCCCGCGCCTGCCCCCTCGAGACCCGCGCCCGGCAAACCCCTCAGGAAGGAGGTAAAGACGGGCCTGCGCTACTTCTCCTCACTTCTCTGTTCCTCCTCAGCCCTCTGCCGGTGCCCG TTCTTAAAAAACAAGATGGGAAAGACAGAGAAGGCGGCCGTCCCCTACGGCCAGCCCGTTCACAGCTTACATCTGTGTGAACAACCAAAGATTAACAGGCAGAAGAGTAAGTGTAACACGCCAGTGACGAAGATCGCCTCGGCGAAAAAGATCGAGAACTTTTGGCAGGATTCTGTGTCGCCGGAAATAGTtcagaagcaggagaaaaagccaCTTAAAAACACAGAGAACTTCAGAAATGCCAAGTCCAAGAAACCTATCACCCTAAATGAAGTgagccaaaaagaaaattacgCTGGGGCAAAGTTTAGTGACCCACCGTCTCCCAGCGTCCTTCCAAAGCCTCCCAGCCACTGGGTGGGTGGCACAGCTGAACTATCTGACCAAAACAGGGAGTTGATGGCAGTCCATTTGAAAACTCTCCTAAAAGTTCAAGCGTAG